One part of the Oncorhynchus kisutch isolate 150728-3 linkage group LG22, Okis_V2, whole genome shotgun sequence genome encodes these proteins:
- the LOC109867258 gene encoding uncharacterized protein LOC109867258, whose amino-acid sequence MSNADRVVLALGGAGTVGSGIVKALLDKGFKVAVISRDNSRLEKLRGFVSPSVRDNLTTLVGNVGSEEGAEVVKHALLKSVGKVTDIVSSLGFSWWQGGPPHTQTLKELHWVIETLLFSTFVSWKVFFPLVRDDPNCTYTFITGGAGEKLLMPGTGFLTVGAASTLAFCQVLREEYPEVPCKLNQVKINTGVAPPERMAPGYLNHLDLGEAVATLVERKNTTHTVFPVNSPADIKKVILEGNL is encoded by the exons ATGTCAAACGCGGACAGAGTTGTGTTAGCTCTCGGTGGAGCAGGAACAGTGGGCTCTGGAATAGTTAAAGCACTCCTCGACAAAG GTTTCAAGGTGGCTGTCATCTCCAGAGACAACAGCAGATTAGAGAAGCTCAGGGGGTTTGTTTCGCCCTCCGTCCGAGACAACCTCACTACCCTAGTCGGGAATGTTG GTTCAGAGGAGGGGGCAGAGGTGGTCAAGCACGCCCTTCTGAAGTCTGTTggcaaggtgacagacattgtgTCATCTCTGGGATTCAGCTGGTGGCAGGGTGGGCCACCACATACCCAGACTCTGAAAGAACTACACTGG GTGATTGAGACATTGCTGTTTAGCACCTTTGTATCATGGAAGGTCTTCTTTCCACTGGTGAGAGACGACCCCAACTGCACCTACACCTTTATCACAG GTGGTGCTGGAGAGAAGCTGTTGATGCCAGGTACAGGGTTCCTGACTGTTGGCGCCGCCAGCACCCTGGCATTCTGTCAGGTACTACGAGAGGAGTACCCAGAAGTGCCCTGCAAACTCAACCAG GTAAAGATCAACACAGGTGTGGCCCCTCCAGAGCGCATGGCTCCTGGTTACCTGAACCACCTGGACCTTGGTGAGGCTGTGGCCACGTTGGTGGAGAGAAAGAACACCACCCACACAGTGTTCCCTGTCAACTCCCCGGCAGACATAAAAAAAGTCATTCTCGAGGGTAACCTTTAA